The Mucilaginibacter yixingensis genome window below encodes:
- a CDS encoding pyrimidine/purine nucleoside phosphorylase, which produces MVKHNVYFDGQVQSLGLDTEKGAATVGVMKKGTYTFSTSTPETMVVVSGVMNVKVAGGESTQYTQNEKFEVAAGSQFEAVCDTDVAYICYYQ; this is translated from the coding sequence ATGGTTAAGCACAATGTGTATTTTGATGGCCAGGTACAAAGCCTGGGCCTTGACACCGAGAAAGGCGCTGCAACAGTTGGCGTAATGAAAAAAGGCACTTATACGTTTTCTACCTCAACACCTGAAACTATGGTTGTTGTGTCTGGTGTTATGAATGTTAAAGTTGCCGGTGGCGAGTCTACCCAATACACTCAAAATGAGAAATTTGAAGTAGCTGCCGGTTCGCAGTTCGAGGCTGTTTGCGATACCGATGTAGCTTATATTTGCTACTATCAATAA